A single region of the Desulfonatronum sp. SC1 genome encodes:
- a CDS encoding heme lyase CcmF/NrfE family subunit, whose product MHIIPYYSLLAALLLSLLAAAACVHQAWEGRSKVLPWVENAQIVVCTLVTISSFFLLWAFYVKDFSLLYVSRYSDLTLPLFYRLTAFWAGQAGSMLFWAWLVVICGTIMLFTRRYRLLSGQTRIFFWIFFLGIQAFFMYLLTGHQNPFMEISPAPLDGQGLNPLLQHPGMIIHPPTLFIGYAGFTIPACLALACWITGEKHSWIQIAHNWTLTAWIFLAAGIIIGGWWAYLELGWGGYWAWDPVENASLIPWLSSTAFLHTAIVGQGRKALGKTNVLLMVLTLVLCFMATYLVRSGVIDSLHAFGDGGVGNPLMLFMMFSMAVTALVLFFGPARDDRPLSGLTSRQGLLVVTAWIFLTLGLVVLMGTFWPVISKLWTQNPMGLDAGFYNRVCLPLFVVIGALLVICPWMQWKGGVRHGKWLAVLAGIWLALGVVLWVNGIRMPLALVGASAGLAMVVSIVMLFILDPSLRKRRTAWGAYGVHLGVALMFLGVAISGPYKVEAEAVLAPGEYMTIEDYTITYVGMETWSTPAMTVFASRLEVSRDGKIIGELAPQRRSYRTWDRPHAKIDTRFSLGVELYATLLGFTEDEIISLKMSTQPLVNWIWIGCVILCLVGFVALRTSKGKDRETNPGADAATATS is encoded by the coding sequence ATGCACATTATTCCGTATTACAGTCTTCTGGCCGCCCTGTTGCTCTCGTTGCTGGCGGCCGCGGCCTGCGTCCATCAAGCCTGGGAGGGCCGGTCCAAAGTGCTGCCCTGGGTGGAGAACGCCCAGATCGTGGTCTGCACCCTGGTGACCATCAGCTCGTTCTTCTTGCTCTGGGCGTTTTACGTCAAGGACTTCTCCCTGCTCTACGTCAGTCGCTACTCCGACCTGACCCTGCCGCTGTTCTACCGGCTGACCGCCTTCTGGGCCGGGCAGGCCGGGTCCATGTTGTTCTGGGCGTGGCTGGTGGTGATTTGCGGGACGATCATGCTCTTCACCAGACGATATCGGCTGCTCAGCGGCCAGACCAGGATCTTTTTCTGGATTTTCTTTTTGGGAATCCAGGCTTTCTTCATGTATCTGCTCACCGGGCATCAGAATCCCTTCATGGAAATCTCCCCCGCGCCGTTGGACGGCCAGGGGTTGAATCCGCTGCTCCAGCATCCGGGGATGATCATCCATCCGCCCACTTTGTTCATCGGGTACGCCGGGTTCACTATTCCGGCCTGTCTGGCTTTGGCCTGCTGGATCACCGGGGAGAAACATTCCTGGATCCAGATTGCCCACAACTGGACCCTGACCGCGTGGATCTTCCTCGCAGCCGGGATCATCATCGGCGGATGGTGGGCCTACCTGGAACTGGGATGGGGCGGCTACTGGGCCTGGGACCCGGTGGAAAACGCCTCGCTGATTCCCTGGCTCAGTTCCACGGCCTTCCTGCATACGGCCATCGTCGGCCAGGGCCGCAAGGCCCTGGGCAAGACCAATGTGCTGCTGATGGTTCTGACCCTGGTGCTCTGTTTCATGGCCACCTACCTGGTACGCAGCGGGGTGATCGACTCTCTGCACGCCTTTGGCGATGGCGGGGTTGGCAATCCACTGATGCTGTTCATGATGTTCAGCATGGCGGTCACGGCTCTGGTCCTGTTTTTCGGCCCGGCCCGGGATGATCGCCCCTTGAGCGGTTTGACCAGCCGACAAGGCTTGCTGGTGGTCACGGCCTGGATTTTTCTGACCTTGGGCCTAGTGGTCCTGATGGGCACTTTCTGGCCGGTGATCAGCAAGCTGTGGACCCAGAATCCCATGGGCCTGGACGCCGGGTTCTACAACCGGGTCTGTTTGCCGCTTTTCGTGGTGATCGGCGCGCTCCTGGTGATCTGCCCCTGGATGCAGTGGAAGGGGGGCGTGCGCCACGGCAAATGGCTCGCGGTCCTGGCCGGGATCTGGCTGGCCCTGGGCGTGGTTTTGTGGGTCAACGGGATTCGCATGCCTCTGGCCCTGGTCGGTGCCAGCGCTGGGTTGGCCATGGTGGTCAGCATAGTGATGCTGTTCATCCTGGATCCGTCCCTGCGGAAGCGGCGCACGGCCTGGGGGGCCTATGGGGTGCATCTGGGCGTGGCCCTGATGTTTCTGGGCGTGGCCATTTCCGGTCCGTACAAGGTGGAAGCCGAGGCCGTGCTCGCTCCCGGCGAATACATGACCATTGAAGATTACACCATCACGTATGTGGGCATGGAAACCTGGAGCACCCCGGCCATGACGGTCTTCGCCTCCCGGCTGGAAGTTTCCCGGGACGGCAAGATCATCGGCGAGCTGGCCCCGCAGAGACGCTCCTACCGGACCTGGGATCGGCCCCATGCCAAGATCGACACGCGCTTCAGCCTGGGCGTGGAACTGTATGCCACGCTGCTGGGCTTTACCGAGGACGAGATCATCAGCCTGAAAATGAGCACCCAGCCCCTGGTGAACTGGATCTGGATCGGTTGCGTTATTTTGTGTCTGGTGGGGTTCGTCGCGTTGCGCACGTCCAAGGGCAAGGACCGGGAAACCAACCCCGGAGCGGATGCGGCCACCGCCACCTCTTGA
- the aroC gene encoding chorismate synthase, which yields MSGNSIGRVFCLTTFGESHGPGLGGVVDGCPAGIALDEAVIQRELDRRKPGQGLGTTSRKESDRVRLLSGVFQGRTTGTAIGFFIANEDQRSRDYGPLEFLHRPGHADITYQAKYGIRDYRGGGRSSGRETVCRVVGGAIAQEVLAAEGVAVTAYTVELGGIGLESVSNSGSHCETGSGASWGVDLEGVAERPFFAAHPELIGPWEERIKDVRGQGDTLGGIVEIQALGVPAGLGEPVLDKLDARLAYALMGVGAVKGVEIGAGFATARMLGSTNNDPILAGGFASNNSGGVLGGISSGQPLVVRVAVKPIPSIAKPQTTVDQHGREHELRIGGRHDICAIPRIVPVLKAMVCLTLADLLLLHRAAGDSRS from the coding sequence ATGAGCGGAAACTCCATCGGTCGCGTCTTTTGCCTGACCACCTTCGGCGAGTCCCACGGGCCCGGCCTGGGCGGGGTGGTGGACGGGTGTCCGGCGGGGATCGCTCTGGACGAGGCCGTGATCCAGCGGGAATTGGATCGCCGCAAGCCCGGGCAGGGGCTGGGGACCACCAGTCGCAAGGAGTCAGATCGGGTTCGGCTGCTGTCCGGCGTGTTCCAGGGCAGGACCACGGGAACGGCCATCGGCTTCTTTATTGCCAACGAGGACCAGCGTTCCCGTGATTACGGGCCGCTGGAGTTCCTGCACCGTCCCGGACACGCGGACATCACCTACCAGGCCAAGTACGGCATCCGGGATTACCGCGGCGGCGGCCGGTCCTCGGGCCGTGAGACTGTCTGCCGGGTGGTGGGCGGGGCCATTGCCCAGGAGGTTCTGGCCGCTGAAGGCGTCGCCGTGACCGCGTACACGGTGGAGTTGGGCGGGATCGGACTGGAGAGCGTGTCCAACTCCGGGAGCCATTGTGAGACCGGCTCCGGAGCAAGTTGGGGAGTGGACTTGGAAGGCGTGGCGGAGCGCCCGTTTTTCGCCGCTCATCCCGAATTGATCGGCCCCTGGGAGGAGCGGATCAAAGATGTACGCGGCCAGGGCGACACCCTTGGCGGGATCGTGGAGATTCAGGCTCTGGGGGTTCCGGCGGGCCTGGGTGAACCCGTATTGGACAAACTGGACGCCCGTCTCGCGTATGCCCTGATGGGCGTGGGCGCGGTCAAGGGCGTGGAGATCGGGGCCGGGTTCGCGACGGCCCGGATGCTTGGCAGCACGAACAACGATCCGATCCTCGCCGGTGGATTCGCTTCCAACAACTCCGGAGGCGTTCTCGGTGGGATCAGCTCCGGCCAGCCCCTGGTGGTCCGGGTCGCGGTCAAGCCCATCCCCTCCATCGCCAAGCCCCAGACCACCGTGGATCAACACGGTCGGGAGCACGAACTGCGTATCGGCGGTCGCCACGACATCTGCGCTATCCCCCGGATCGTTCCGGTGCTCAAGGCCATGGTCTGCCTGACCCTGGCGGACCTGCTCCTGCTGCATCGCGCGGCGGGTGATTCACGTTCGTAA
- the ccmA gene encoding heme ABC exporter ATP-binding protein CcmA produces the protein MTQSKPALVSLNGVGHFFGQRLVFRQVSLDVAPGEVVLVLGPNGAGKSTLLQIVAGLLTPGSGEVAWNLEHGEIGYLGHGTCVYPFLSASENLLFWARMHGMTPSISEISTVLDRVELKAAALERAGTFSRGMAQRLSLARVLLLNSRMLLLDEPATGLDTASRAILDREIGQARARGAAVVWVSHDARRDALLTDRVLVLQGKRQAFLGSANDYLEWSGDA, from the coding sequence ATGACCCAAAGTAAACCAGCACTCGTCAGCCTGAACGGCGTTGGCCATTTTTTCGGCCAACGCCTGGTTTTTCGCCAGGTATCCCTGGACGTCGCGCCGGGCGAGGTGGTGCTGGTCCTGGGGCCCAACGGGGCCGGGAAGTCCACCCTGCTTCAGATCGTCGCCGGGCTGCTGACCCCTGGAAGCGGGGAGGTGGCCTGGAATCTGGAACACGGCGAGATCGGCTATCTTGGCCACGGGACCTGCGTGTACCCGTTTCTGAGCGCCTCGGAGAACCTGTTGTTCTGGGCCCGGATGCACGGCATGACGCCATCGATCTCGGAAATCTCCACGGTCCTGGACCGGGTGGAGTTGAAAGCCGCGGCCTTGGAGCGGGCCGGCACCTTTTCCCGGGGCATGGCCCAGCGGCTCAGCCTGGCCCGCGTCCTCCTGCTCAACTCCCGGATGCTGCTCCTGGACGAACCGGCCACGGGTCTGGACACGGCCTCCCGGGCCATATTGGACCGAGAGATCGGCCAGGCCAGGGCTCGCGGGGCCGCCGTGGTCTGGGTCAGCCACGATGCCCGTCGAGACGCTCTCCTGACGGACCGGGTGCTGGTGCTGCAAGGCAAGCGGCAGGCTTTTCTGGGGAGCGCGAACGACTACTTGGAGTGGTCCGGTGATGCCTAG
- a CDS encoding heme exporter protein CcmB — translation MPRFLVLARKDLGLMLGLGLGLAQTILLGLLIIFVFSLSLPVGETMTGQAAAAIFWLASVFGLVLLFNALYHLEEANGVRLGLLLAPISPGTVFLGKALAGAALLLLAQIFFLLGLVVFLGQSLYGQWASALGLVLAVDLGLVVLGSLLGALSQGQAARESLLSVILFPLLVPLLLGGVKLGGGLLSGVGFQDESQWLTLILAFDALFAAVALILFPLVFREG, via the coding sequence ATGCCTAGATTTTTGGTCCTGGCGCGCAAGGATCTGGGCCTGATGCTCGGCCTGGGTCTGGGTTTGGCCCAGACGATCCTGCTGGGGCTGTTGATCATCTTCGTCTTCAGTCTTTCCCTGCCCGTGGGCGAGACCATGACCGGCCAGGCCGCGGCGGCCATCTTCTGGCTGGCTTCGGTCTTCGGCTTGGTTCTGCTGTTCAATGCTTTGTATCACCTGGAGGAGGCCAACGGCGTCCGTCTGGGGCTGCTCCTGGCGCCCATCAGTCCGGGGACCGTGTTTCTGGGCAAGGCCCTGGCCGGGGCCGCGCTGCTGCTGCTGGCCCAGATTTTTTTCCTGCTCGGGCTGGTGGTTTTTCTCGGCCAATCCCTGTATGGCCAGTGGGCGTCGGCTTTGGGTCTGGTCCTGGCCGTGGACCTGGGCCTGGTTGTTCTGGGTTCCCTGCTGGGCGCGCTCAGTCAGGGGCAGGCGGCCAGGGAGTCCCTGCTCAGCGTGATTCTCTTTCCGCTGCTGGTGCCCCTGCTCCTGGGCGGCGTCAAACTGGGCGGGGGCCTGTTGTCCGGGGTCGGGTTCCAGGACGAATCCCAATGGCTGACGTTGATTCTGGCCTTCGACGCCCTGTTCGCCGCGGTGGCGTTGATTCTGTTTCCCCTGGTCTTCCGGGAGGGATGA
- a CDS encoding Fur family transcriptional regulator, whose product MHDARNQFFHFLSKKKLKFTAQRGLIFDVFWNTKDHVSPEELYNLVKQIDQRVGQATVYRTLKLLSDSGIAREVNFGDGVSRYEPTFGQAHHDHLICTSCGRSEEVVDHQIESLQEQLAKDHDFTLTGHKMYLFGLCPQCRGSGRK is encoded by the coding sequence ATGCACGATGCGCGCAATCAGTTTTTCCACTTCCTGAGCAAGAAAAAGCTCAAGTTCACCGCCCAACGTGGTCTGATTTTCGACGTTTTTTGGAACACCAAGGACCACGTATCCCCCGAGGAACTCTACAATCTGGTCAAGCAGATCGATCAGCGTGTCGGACAAGCCACCGTCTACCGGACCCTGAAACTGCTCTCCGACTCCGGGATCGCCCGGGAGGTCAACTTCGGGGACGGCGTCTCCCGCTACGAGCCGACCTTCGGCCAAGCCCATCACGACCACCTGATCTGCACCAGTTGCGGCCGCAGCGAAGAAGTCGTGGACCACCAAATTGAAAGCCTCCAGGAACAACTGGCCAAGGACCACGACTTTACCTTGACCGGCCACAAAATGTACCTGTTCGGCCTGTGTCCGCAATGTCGGGGAAGCGGCCGAAAATAG
- the ccsA gene encoding cytochrome c biogenesis protein CcsA: MKNSVLLSTLAVAAALTLVAAHLAIWLHAPVEATMGLVQKIFYLHLPLAWWALLSFFLVFVGSVGVLVRKTPVWDALAGAAAELGVLFSGLALITGSLWARPIWNVWWTWDPRLTTALIMWFVYMGYLVLRTSPIPEVKRRTLCAVLGIVAFVDIPLVFFSTRLWRSIHPSVMSSSGGGMEPEMWQAMGGSLAAVGLLWIVLVALRVRQILSQDRLDGLWAARL; the protein is encoded by the coding sequence ATGAAGAATTCCGTCTTGCTTTCGACCCTGGCCGTGGCGGCCGCGTTGACCCTGGTGGCCGCGCATCTGGCCATCTGGCTGCATGCCCCGGTGGAGGCGACCATGGGGCTGGTGCAAAAGATATTCTACCTCCATCTGCCCCTGGCCTGGTGGGCCCTGCTCAGTTTTTTCCTGGTCTTCGTGGGCAGCGTGGGCGTGCTGGTGCGCAAAACTCCGGTCTGGGACGCCCTGGCCGGTGCGGCCGCGGAACTGGGCGTTTTGTTCAGCGGTTTGGCTCTGATCACCGGCTCCCTGTGGGCCAGGCCCATCTGGAACGTCTGGTGGACCTGGGACCCCCGGCTGACCACGGCCCTGATCATGTGGTTCGTGTACATGGGCTACCTGGTGCTGCGCACCTCCCCGATCCCCGAGGTCAAACGCCGGACCCTCTGCGCGGTGCTGGGCATCGTGGCCTTCGTGGACATCCCGCTGGTCTTTTTCTCCACCCGGTTGTGGCGCAGCATTCATCCGTCCGTGATGTCCTCTTCCGGAGGGGGCATGGAACCCGAGATGTGGCAGGCCATGGGGGGGTCCCTGGCCGCGGTGGGCCTGCTCTGGATTGTTTTGGTCGCGTTGCGCGTCCGGCAAATCTTGTCCCAGGACCGCCTGGACGGCCTTTGGGCCGCCCGGCTTTAA
- the msrB gene encoding peptide-methionine (R)-S-oxide reductase MsrB translates to MSKYTGTDTFTIMALITILTLMIATTMAEAKESTMQHAPETIQTATLAGGCFWCLESDLRNLDGVLEAISGYTGGTVEHPTYEQVVGGDTGHVEAVQIRFDPAKTSYSEILDAFWRSIDPTDPGGQFADRGSQYKTAIFYNNEAQRITAEASKKALDASGRFSKPVTTPILPGQAFYPAEDYHQNYSETNPTHYQRYRVLSGRQPFLDAHWSGTEVQPRTTAKGFAAPFIKPSRDVLQAKLTPLQFQVTQENGTEPPFKNAYWDNKRPGIYVDVISGEPLFSTLDKFDSGTGWPSFSKPLVAENITEHVDRKLFMRRTEVRGKHADSHLGHVFPDGPVPTGLRYCINSAALRFIPREDLELEGYGEFTELFQE, encoded by the coding sequence ATGAGTAAATACACAGGAACGGACACATTCACCATCATGGCACTGATTACGATACTGACTCTGATGATCGCGACAACCATGGCTGAAGCCAAGGAGAGCACCATGCAGCACGCCCCTGAAACCATCCAGACGGCCACCCTGGCCGGAGGGTGCTTCTGGTGTCTGGAATCCGACCTCCGCAACCTGGACGGTGTCCTGGAGGCGATTTCCGGCTACACCGGAGGAACCGTGGAACACCCCACCTATGAGCAAGTGGTCGGCGGCGACACCGGCCATGTCGAGGCGGTCCAGATCCGGTTCGATCCCGCGAAGACGTCCTACTCCGAAATCCTGGACGCCTTTTGGCGCTCCATTGATCCCACGGACCCAGGGGGTCAGTTCGCGGATCGCGGATCGCAGTACAAGACCGCGATCTTCTACAACAACGAAGCCCAGCGCATCACCGCCGAAGCCTCCAAGAAGGCCCTTGACGCCTCCGGCCGTTTCTCCAAGCCCGTGACCACCCCGATCCTTCCGGGCCAAGCCTTCTATCCCGCAGAGGACTATCACCAGAATTACTCCGAAACCAACCCGACCCACTATCAACGATATCGAGTGCTGTCCGGTCGCCAGCCCTTCCTGGACGCGCACTGGAGCGGCACCGAAGTCCAGCCACGCACCACGGCCAAGGGATTTGCCGCTCCATTCATCAAGCCTTCCCGTGACGTGCTGCAAGCCAAGCTGACCCCGCTCCAGTTCCAGGTCACCCAGGAGAATGGAACGGAGCCGCCTTTCAAGAACGCCTACTGGGACAACAAGCGCCCGGGCATCTATGTGGACGTGATTTCCGGTGAACCGCTGTTCAGCACCCTGGACAAGTTTGATTCCGGAACGGGATGGCCCAGCTTCTCCAAGCCATTGGTCGCCGAGAACATCACCGAGCATGTGGACCGCAAGCTGTTCATGCGCCGCACCGAGGTCCGCGGCAAACACGCCGACTCCCACCTGGGCCACGTCTTCCCCGACGGTCCGGTGCCCACCGGCCTGCGCTACTGCATCAATTCCGCGGCCTTGCGCTTCATCCCCCGGGAAGATTTGGAGCTGGAGGGGTATGGTGAGTTCACGGAGCTGTTTCAGGAATAA
- a CDS encoding PaaI family thioesterase, protein MTSQSSIPLPIQHQYADELSHCYGCGRNNPDGLQVKSFWDGQTSVARFTPKPEHIAVPGFVYGGLLASLVDCHGVGTAAAGGADRAEGEPLGRYVTASLHVDFLRPTPLGVELELRGRVRERKRRKLVVEVEILVNGVVTVRGEVVAAPMPANMELQG, encoded by the coding sequence ATGACGTCGCAATCCTCCATCCCGCTTCCTATCCAGCACCAGTACGCCGACGAACTAAGCCATTGCTACGGTTGCGGTCGGAACAATCCGGACGGGCTGCAAGTGAAAAGCTTCTGGGACGGGCAAACGTCCGTGGCCAGGTTTACGCCCAAACCGGAGCATATCGCCGTGCCAGGGTTCGTGTATGGCGGACTGCTGGCTTCGCTGGTGGATTGCCACGGCGTGGGGACGGCCGCGGCGGGGGGAGCTGACCGGGCCGAAGGCGAGCCTCTGGGACGATACGTCACCGCGTCGCTGCACGTGGACTTTCTCAGGCCGACCCCGCTGGGCGTGGAGCTGGAGCTGCGCGGCCGGGTCCGGGAGCGCAAGCGCCGCAAGCTGGTGGTGGAGGTGGAGATTCTGGTCAATGGCGTGGTCACGGTCCGTGGGGAAGTGGTGGCCGCGCCCATGCCCGCGAATATGGAATTGCAAGGTTGA
- a CDS encoding nucleoside-diphosphate sugar epimerase/dehydratase: MFHQFKNPKLYVMFLTDGLLFALAMVLSYLIRFDFHVDDLYQVQMIHLVMIALPLKLAVFTVFGLYRGMWRYTGLGDLWHVVQAALISSLLLVALMFTWNRLEGYPRTVFVLDAAFTMLFAGGLRMVIRSGYTMQGSIRNFPWCVPLRRTPKGRRVLILGAGDAGEKILREIQENPDLDHHVVGFLDDDLGKRGRTLHGVPVLEEIAMLPYIVEKVRPDELLIALPSVSGTRMRSIVELCKQVGVSFKTLPVIGEIIDGKVSVRSLREVNFQDLLGRPAVTLDDDGIRGILAERTILVTGSGGSIGSELCRQIIRYAPRRLILLDSGETNLYSIQMELEHEHRFTDYVPVLGQVQDEALMEDVFTAYAPEVVFHAAAYKHVPMLENNPWQAVLTNIVGSKVVMEKSLAHGVQRFVLVSTDKAVRPTNVMGASKRVAELLLRGIQNGRTRFMAVRFGNVVGSSGSVIPLFRRQIELGGPVTVTHPEMIRYFMTIPESVQLILQSATLGKGGEIFVLDMGTPVRILDMARDLIRLSGKEPDVDIPIVITGPREGEKLFEELVMESEGVDSTSHEKIMVLHEDGLNGEAEDWNVRLAVLYKLMDQLQAAAGRHDAVAIKDILGRIVPEYKAQCGHPLFSSDDVEEKAVSVPVMESAERNPSENLRETA, encoded by the coding sequence ATGTTTCACCAGTTCAAAAATCCCAAACTCTACGTCATGTTCCTGACCGACGGCCTGCTGTTCGCCCTGGCCATGGTCCTGAGCTATCTGATTCGTTTCGATTTTCACGTGGACGACCTCTACCAGGTGCAGATGATTCACCTGGTGATGATTGCCCTTCCGCTGAAACTGGCGGTGTTCACGGTTTTCGGGCTGTACCGGGGCATGTGGCGGTACACGGGGTTGGGCGATTTGTGGCACGTGGTCCAGGCGGCATTGATCAGCAGCCTGCTCCTGGTTGCCCTGATGTTCACCTGGAACCGCCTGGAAGGATACCCGCGCACGGTGTTCGTCCTGGACGCAGCCTTCACCATGCTTTTTGCCGGAGGGCTGCGGATGGTGATCCGTTCCGGGTACACCATGCAGGGCAGCATCCGCAATTTTCCCTGGTGCGTTCCCTTGCGGCGTACGCCCAAGGGCAGGCGGGTTCTGATCCTGGGAGCCGGGGACGCCGGGGAAAAGATTCTGCGTGAGATTCAGGAAAATCCAGACCTGGATCATCATGTCGTGGGATTTCTGGACGACGACCTGGGCAAGAGGGGGCGGACACTGCACGGAGTCCCGGTACTGGAAGAGATTGCCATGCTGCCCTACATCGTGGAAAAGGTGCGACCGGACGAGCTGTTGATCGCCCTGCCCTCGGTCAGCGGCACCCGAATGCGTTCCATCGTCGAGTTGTGCAAGCAGGTAGGCGTTTCCTTCAAGACGTTGCCGGTGATCGGGGAGATCATCGACGGCAAGGTCAGCGTACGCTCCTTGCGGGAAGTCAATTTTCAAGACTTGTTGGGCCGCCCTGCCGTTACCCTGGACGACGACGGCATCCGCGGGATACTGGCCGAGAGGACCATCCTGGTCACGGGAAGCGGGGGGTCCATCGGTTCGGAACTCTGTCGGCAGATTATCCGCTACGCGCCAAGAAGGCTGATTCTTTTGGATTCCGGCGAGACCAATCTCTATTCCATTCAGATGGAATTGGAGCACGAGCATCGCTTTACGGACTATGTTCCGGTACTGGGCCAGGTGCAGGACGAGGCTCTGATGGAGGACGTGTTCACTGCCTACGCTCCGGAGGTGGTCTTCCACGCCGCAGCCTACAAGCATGTTCCCATGCTGGAGAATAACCCCTGGCAGGCTGTATTGACGAACATCGTCGGCAGCAAGGTGGTCATGGAGAAATCCCTGGCCCACGGAGTGCAGCGTTTCGTGCTTGTTTCCACGGACAAGGCGGTACGACCCACCAACGTGATGGGGGCCAGCAAGCGGGTGGCCGAGTTGCTGCTGCGGGGTATCCAGAACGGCCGGACCCGGTTCATGGCCGTGCGTTTCGGAAACGTGGTGGGGTCTTCCGGTTCGGTGATCCCCCTTTTTCGCCGCCAGATAGAATTGGGTGGGCCAGTGACCGTGACCCATCCGGAAATGATCCGCTACTTCATGACCATTCCCGAATCCGTGCAGTTGATCCTGCAAAGCGCGACCCTGGGGAAGGGCGGTGAAATTTTCGTCCTGGACATGGGCACCCCGGTGCGCATCCTGGACATGGCTCGTGACCTGATCCGGCTTTCCGGCAAGGAGCCGGACGTGGACATTCCCATTGTGATCACCGGTCCTCGGGAGGGGGAGAAGCTTTTCGAGGAGCTGGTGATGGAATCCGAGGGGGTGGACAGTACCAGCCACGAGAAAATCATGGTCTTGCACGAGGATGGGCTTAACGGCGAGGCCGAGGACTGGAACGTGCGGTTGGCTGTTCTGTACAAATTGATGGACCAGCTCCAGGCCGCGGCCGGACGGCATGATGCCGTCGCGATCAAAGACATCCTCGGTCGGATCGTCCCGGAATACAAGGCGCAATGCGGGCATCCGCTGTTTTCCTCCGATGATGTGGAGGAGAAGGCCGTCTCGGTGCCGGTGATGGAGAGCGCCGAGAGAAACCCAAGCGAAAACCTGAGGGAGACGGCATGA
- the pgi gene encoding glucose-6-phosphate isomerase: MSTLTATSAWKTLASQAEVMKRRHMRDLFTEDAARFDRFSATVNDILVDYSKNLITEETMHRLLDLAKEAEVETWRGKMFGGERINFTENRAVLHVALRNRSERAIKVDGRDVMPDVRAVLARMRAFSDAVRDGIWLGFTGKRVRDVVNIGIGGSDLGPYMVAEALKPYGHPDLRMHFVSNVDGTHIAETLKQCDPETTLFLVASKTFTTQETLTNAQTAKDWLLRSLTDPAAVAKHFAAMSTNTEKVREFGIDPENMFEFWDWVGGRYSLWSAIGLPIAVFIGMNRFEELLDGAFVMDEHFRTAPLERNVPVILALLGIWYNNFLGAQSHAILPYDQYLHRFPAYFQQGDMESNGKRVTRDGETTDHSTGPVIWGEPGTNGQHAFYQLIHQGTKLIPADFLAPAQSHNPLGDHHEILLSNFFAQTEALMRGKTEAEARRELEASGMDRARIEKILPHKVFPGNRPTTSILFPKLTPHVLGSLITLYEHKIFVQGVVWRINSFDQWGVELGKELAKAILPELPGADPVSGHDASTNGLITAYKKMRG; encoded by the coding sequence ATGAGCACGTTGACGGCAACATCCGCCTGGAAGACCCTGGCCAGCCAGGCCGAGGTCATGAAGCGTCGCCACATGCGCGATCTTTTTACTGAAGACGCCGCTCGGTTCGACCGATTTTCAGCCACGGTGAACGATATCCTCGTGGACTACTCCAAGAATCTCATCACCGAAGAGACCATGCACCGGTTGCTGGACCTGGCAAAAGAAGCCGAGGTGGAAACGTGGCGGGGAAAGATGTTCGGCGGGGAGCGGATCAATTTTACGGAAAACCGGGCTGTTTTGCATGTGGCGCTGCGTAATCGGTCCGAGCGGGCGATCAAGGTTGACGGGCGGGACGTGATGCCGGATGTCCGGGCAGTGTTGGCCAGGATGCGCGCCTTCAGCGACGCGGTCCGCGATGGGATATGGCTGGGGTTTACCGGCAAACGGGTTCGGGACGTGGTCAACATCGGCATCGGCGGATCGGATCTGGGACCGTACATGGTCGCCGAAGCGCTGAAGCCCTACGGCCATCCGGATCTGCGGATGCATTTCGTGTCCAATGTGGACGGCACGCACATCGCCGAAACCCTGAAACAGTGCGATCCGGAAACCACGCTGTTCCTGGTGGCCTCCAAGACCTTCACCACCCAGGAAACCCTGACCAACGCCCAGACGGCCAAGGACTGGCTGCTGCGCTCCCTGACCGACCCGGCGGCCGTGGCCAAACACTTCGCGGCCATGTCCACGAACACGGAGAAGGTGCGGGAATTCGGCATCGACCCGGAGAACATGTTCGAGTTCTGGGACTGGGTCGGCGGGCGCTACTCCCTGTGGTCGGCCATCGGGCTGCCCATAGCCGTGTTCATCGGCATGAATCGCTTCGAGGAGCTGCTGGACGGGGCCTTTGTCATGGACGAGCATTTCCGGACCGCCCCGCTGGAACGCAACGTGCCGGTGATTCTGGCCTTGCTGGGCATCTGGTACAACAATTTCCTGGGCGCCCAGAGCCATGCCATCCTGCCCTACGACCAGTATCTGCACCGTTTTCCGGCCTATTTTCAGCAGGGCGACATGGAGAGCAACGGCAAGCGGGTCACCCGGGACGGCGAGACGACGGACCACTCCACCGGTCCGGTGATCTGGGGCGAGCCCGGAACCAACGGCCAGCACGCTTTTTATCAGCTCATTCACCAGGGCACCAAGCTGATTCCCGCGGATTTTCTGGCCCCGGCCCAGAGCCACAACCCGCTGGGCGACCATCATGAAATTCTGCTCTCCAACTTCTTCGCCCAGACCGAGGCCCTGATGCGCGGCAAAACCGAGGCCGAGGCGCGCCGGGAACTGGAGGCCTCGGGCATGGACCGGGCGCGGATCGAAAAGATCCTGCCGCACAAGGTGTTTCCGGGCAACCGGCCCACCACCTCCATCCTTTTCCCAAAACTGACGCCCCACGTCCTGGGCAGCCTGATCACCCTGTACGAGCATAAGATTTTCGTCCAGGGCGTTGTTTGGCGAATCAATTCCTTTGATCAGTGGGGCGTAGAGCTGGGCAAGGAACTGGCCAAGGCCATCCTGCCGGAACTGCCCGGAGCCGACCCTGTTTCCGGCCATGACGCGTCCACCAACGGGCTGATCACTGCGTATAAGAAGATGCGTGGGTGA